GTTCAAAATCGAGGTCGGTAAAGCACTCTAATTTATGAAGCGAAGGGTCGAAGGCCAAAAGACTTGTGATTTGGTTCGGACTGACGACGCAGTGCATACCAGCTGCCAATGCGGCTTTAGAACCGTTCGGCGAGTCCTCGATTGCGATAGCTTCATCCGGCTTAACACCCAGACATTCCAACGCCTGCAAGTACAATTCAGGGTCGGGCTTTACGTTTTTCACATGATCGGCTGTACGAATGCAATCGAAATATTCACGAAGCTCCAATTGATTCAAGTATTTTTCAACCCATGCCGTGGAAGAACTTGTCGCAAGTCCAATCTTGAGGCCAGCTGCTTTGGCTGAATCCAGATAATGCTTGATGCCCAGCCGCATCTCTTCGGCTTCCATAAGCTCGGAATGACGGAGCTGGACGGCTTTTCGGAATTCCTCCCGGTCAATGGGAAGGTTTAAATCAGTCATCAAATACTCATACGGGTTAAAATTACATAAGCTGGTTCCGATACATTGGGAGTACTGCTTGACGGTAAGCTCTACGCCGTGCTGCTCGTAAGCTTCCCGAAAAGCTGTATACCATGCAGATTCTGTGTCAATAATCGTGCCGTCAAAATCAAATACCAATGCTTTAATCATGAATGTTCGCTCTCCCTTCAGTCAGATAAATTTACATGCTTGAGTCTGAAATATTCATGAAAACGAATGAAAGCTCTGCGCTTTTCACTGAAAAAATCGTAACATAACTCAAAAGCCAGGGTCAAACCGGGAAGGCCGTAAAACTCCAAAAAACGGGCAATGGCAGCGGTTTCTTTTGAAAGGAAAATGAAAGTAAAAAGTTGTGGTCCGTGGGCTGAATTTTCCAAAAAGATAGCGTTATCATTCACGGGATACGAAGAGGAAGGAGACGGTTCAAAGCCATGGGGGAAGCGGAGTTCAAGCGGATAAAGGCTTCGCGGCTGCGGAGATGATCGCCGAAGCACATTACGCCGGAAGAAGCCGTTCGGAATTCTGAATATGTAAAGATTTCGCCCATTTTTAATAATTTTTTTTTGAAAAGCATAAATTCACTCAAAAATCATGTGGAAATAACGCGAATATGTAAGGTTTATCGCAGGTTTCAGTGCGTACTTGTTCGCACATAATGGAGGTTTTATAATCAAAGAGTTTAGAAAATGAGGATAAATCGAATCCATTTTATTATGCGGATTTACCGAAAGGGTGGAATAAATGGTAAAAACAAAAAGCAGAAAGCAAGTCTATACTGCATTACACTTCTACGATATTTACAACAGCAAAATTCTTCTAAGCAAATCGGCGGCCTCGTACTCGTATCCGGGTTTGAAAAATCACTGCCAACCTTGCCAACGAAGGCTGAAATAACATGCCTATCATCCACCTGTGGCTGAACCAAGCCGAACGCAACGCCAACAAAATGCCAAGTGAAGCAAGGTAGCCCCCCAAAGGGTGGAGGGGGTGGGGAACAGGCTGCAACGGTGTTGTTTGCAATCTATCCCCGTTGAACTATTGTGTTCCAATAGTTGAATGGACAGGCAAATCAGATTGGCAATACGGTTATTGATTCGTTGTTGAATACTTCACCACTGTCACGAAAGCCGAAGCTTTCATAAAGATTTTTGGCAGGGATGTTCTCCGATTTATAAGGGATCCAGCAGTAATGTGCTGGCCCTGCCGGAAAGATGCGAATAAATTCCAAGATCTTTTTCATGGCTTCTCGACCGTAACCTCGGTTCTGGTATTGCTTGTCAATCATCAGTCGCATGATGCAATATTTATCTTCTGCGATTGACGGTTCTTCGTATCCGGTGGTTCCATAAGCCAACATAACAAACCCGACAGGCTGCTCATCCACGTAAATGATAAATGGGAATGGATGTCCCCCATTGGTTGCAAGAACATAACAAGACGCCACGCTTGACAAATTAGACGCAACAAATTGCAGTTGGTCCTCTGAAACTTCCAAATTAAACATGGCACGTCGGTTTTCCAGAGTGCCTTTTTTAGGGATTAACTATAAATGCCTTGTCCGCTCGAATCCCCAAACTTTATAATTATTTTGAATAAATCAGTCGTTGCCGCCAAACTTTGGCGGCTTTTTTGCATCCATTTTGAAGGGAGCGATTCAAATGCCAACGGCAACAGCAACACGCGAACGATTAACTTCTGCTGCGGTCACCTTAAATCGCCATTCTGTTGACTCCTTGTTGACTTCGAGCTTATTGGAATACATCATTCAAGGTCTTGCTTCCAGTGGCGTTGTAGACAACAACCGCACACTGTGCTGCCATTCATAATAAGGCCTTTTATACGACATCGACGCAAACGTTATCCGGCATTCCATTTATGATCCTTTAACAGCATGTACCGATATATATTTGAATGGAAACTGACAAAAAAGTATCCCAACATTATAATTGTTATATATATCCTATAGCGGCACTGACCGGGAGGACGGTATGCAATTTCAACCAATGTATTATGATGGGGAATTATTTCTACCGAAGATTGAATTTAATATGACATCGAACCAATCGGTTGGCATTATAACGGACTTGAAGCGAAAGCAGCTTTTAATGAATCAATTAGTGGATCATTCCCGATATTATTTATTTCAGGCTGGGCAAAGCGAGTATATGCGTTTAACGGTAGAAGAGCTGATCACTTTTCTAATCAGAGTATCGGTGAGAGATGGGCGTGCCGCTTTGTTGATGGAGTATTTTGCTTTAAAAGAAGAACAGAAGGTA
This region of Paenibacillus sp. URB8-2 genomic DNA includes:
- a CDS encoding HAD family hydrolase → MIKALVFDFDGTIIDTESAWYTAFREAYEQHGVELTVKQYSQCIGTSLCNFNPYEYLMTDLNLPIDREEFRKAVQLRHSELMEAEEMRLGIKHYLDSAKAAGLKIGLATSSSTAWVEKYLNQLELREYFDCIRTADHVKNVKPDPELYLQALECLGVKPDEAIAIEDSPNGSKAALAAGMHCVVSPNQITSLLAFDPSLHKLECFTDLDFEHLTTRLFEATQIS
- a CDS encoding GNAT family N-acetyltransferase is translated as MFNLEVSEDQLQFVASNLSSVASCYVLATNGGHPFPFIIYVDEQPVGFVMLAYGTTGYEEPSIAEDKYCIMRLMIDKQYQNRGYGREAMKKILEFIRIFPAGPAHYCWIPYKSENIPAKNLYESFGFRDSGEVFNNESITVLPI